Proteins found in one Nilaparvata lugens isolate BPH unplaced genomic scaffold, ASM1435652v1 scaffold5935, whole genome shotgun sequence genomic segment:
- the LOC120356139 gene encoding uncharacterized protein LOC120356139 isoform X2 — translation MFSDHMPIVLKVFSDKLEFNENLLPLLPKLTWGKLDDSGYAERLAGESCKIDFLPGNIDAANNLLTKLIADSASGSISQRGNKIDVRKNVWFDRECVRYRDRVFEYKWLCKRKKEAYWAEIKEKLKTVRDSKKFWELARFFREGKLTRSGNIIPEQWIQHFRQLYTPVRSSGQISWVEPLVIDDLLDKPIEITEIDLALKKARNNKAPGVDRITAEFFKKAPIEFRQLLCMFFNRIFRFLDVPMSFTKSIIFPLYKKNDPNNPENYRAISFTNAIYKIFLSVLLTRLEKWIYGREVISENQAGFRKGYSAIDNIYILFNVIKHSLYKRKRLYCFFVDYKAAFDSVETSTLL, via the exons ATGTTTTCAGATCATATGCCTATTGTTTTGAAGGTGTTTAGTGATAAGTtagaattcaatgaaaatttgcTACCGTTATTACCGAAATTGACATGGGGAAAACTAGATGACAGTGGTTATGCTGAAAGGCTTGCTGGGGAGAGTTGTAAAATAGATTTTCTACCAGGAAACATAGATGcagcaaataatttattgacaaaattgatAGCTGATTCAGCTAGCGGCTCAATATCGCAGAGAGGAAATAAGATTGATGTCAGGAAAAATGTCTGGTTTGATAGAGAATGTGTAAGATACAGAGATCGCGTGTTT GAATATAAGTGGTTatgtaagagaaagaaagaagctTATTGGGCCGAAATTAAGGAAAAACTAAAAACTGTAAGGGATTCTAAGAAATTTTGGGAGCTGGCTCGGTTTTTCAGGGAGGGAAAACTTACGCGAAGTGGAAATATTATTCCAGAACAATGGATACAGCACTTTAGACAGTTGTATACACCTGTTAGAAGTAGTGGACAGATATCGTGGGTTGAGCCTCTTGTTATCGACGATTTATTAGACAAGCCAATCGAGATAACAGAAATAGATTTAGCTTTGAAAAAAGCTCGAAACAATAAAGCACCAGGTGTTGATAGAATAACGGCTGAGTTTTTTAAAAAAGCGCCAATAGAATTCCGACAGCTATTGTGCATGTTTTTTAACCGTATATTTCGTTTTCTTGATGTACCAATGTCATTCACAAAGTCTATAATATTTCCATTGTATAAGAAAAATGATCCCAATAATCCTGAGAACTACAGAGCGATTTCATTTACTAatgcaatttacaaaatatttttaagtgTCTTGTTGACAAGATTGGAGAAGTGGATTTATGGTCGAGAAGTCATAAGTGAGAATCAAGCAGGTTTTCGGAAAGGATACTCCGCAATTGATAACATTTATATTCTTTTCAACGTAATTAAACATTCTCTATACAAGCGTAAAAGATTATACTGTTTCTTCGTCGATTATAAAGCTGCGTTCGATTCAGTAGAGACAAGCACTCTTTTATAG
- the LOC120356139 gene encoding uncharacterized protein LOC120356139 isoform X3, translating into MYNMTVLMKKMATQRYSQRNCLTVFIAYKDLGWLCQDSDEKCLTLSKQNFIAQLMRQFQRFITSTNPQYLGGSK; encoded by the exons ATGTATAATATGA cTGTCCTGATGAAGAAAATGGCGACCCAGCGCTATTCTCAGCGAAATTGTCTGACTGTGTTTATTGCATACAAAGACTTGGGTTGGTTGTGTCAGGACTCTGATGAGAAGTGTCTCACTCTATCCAAACAGAACTTCATTGCGCAACTGATGAGACAGTTTCAGCGTTTCATTACATCAACTAATCCTCAATATCTAG GTGGAAGCAAGTGA
- the LOC120356139 gene encoding uncharacterized protein LOC120356139 isoform X1 — translation MFSDHMPIVLKVFSDKLEFNENLLPLLPKLTWGKLDDSGYAERLAGESCKIDFLPGNIDAANNLLTKLIADSASGSISQRGNKIDVRKNVWFDRECVRYRDRVFALLKLFRRTNSKQVKNDYTSKLKEYKWLCKRKKEAYWAEIKEKLKTVRDSKKFWELARFFREGKLTRSGNIIPEQWIQHFRQLYTPVRSSGQISWVEPLVIDDLLDKPIEITEIDLALKKARNNKAPGVDRITAEFFKKAPIEFRQLLCMFFNRIFRFLDVPMSFTKSIIFPLYKKNDPNNPENYRAISFTNAIYKIFLSVLLTRLEKWIYGREVISENQAGFRKGYSAIDNIYILFNVIKHSLYKRKRLYCFFVDYKAAFDSVETSTLL, via the coding sequence ATGTTTTCAGATCATATGCCTATTGTTTTGAAGGTGTTTAGTGATAAGTtagaattcaatgaaaatttgcTACCGTTATTACCGAAATTGACATGGGGAAAACTAGATGACAGTGGTTATGCTGAAAGGCTTGCTGGGGAGAGTTGTAAAATAGATTTTCTACCAGGAAACATAGATGcagcaaataatttattgacaaaattgatAGCTGATTCAGCTAGCGGCTCAATATCGCAGAGAGGAAATAAGATTGATGTCAGGAAAAATGTCTGGTTTGATAGAGAATGTGTAAGATACAGAGATCGCGTGTTTGCGCTTCTCAAATTATTCAGAAGAACGAATTCCAAGCAAGTGAAGAACGATTACACGTCAAAGCTAAAGGAATATAAGTGGTTatgtaagagaaagaaagaagctTATTGGGCCGAAATTAAGGAAAAACTAAAAACTGTAAGGGATTCTAAGAAATTTTGGGAGCTGGCTCGGTTTTTCAGGGAGGGAAAACTTACGCGAAGTGGAAATATTATTCCAGAACAATGGATACAGCACTTTAGACAGTTGTATACACCTGTTAGAAGTAGTGGACAGATATCGTGGGTTGAGCCTCTTGTTATCGACGATTTATTAGACAAGCCAATCGAGATAACAGAAATAGATTTAGCTTTGAAAAAAGCTCGAAACAATAAAGCACCAGGTGTTGATAGAATAACGGCTGAGTTTTTTAAAAAAGCGCCAATAGAATTCCGACAGCTATTGTGCATGTTTTTTAACCGTATATTTCGTTTTCTTGATGTACCAATGTCATTCACAAAGTCTATAATATTTCCATTGTATAAGAAAAATGATCCCAATAATCCTGAGAACTACAGAGCGATTTCATTTACTAatgcaatttacaaaatatttttaagtgTCTTGTTGACAAGATTGGAGAAGTGGATTTATGGTCGAGAAGTCATAAGTGAGAATCAAGCAGGTTTTCGGAAAGGATACTCCGCAATTGATAACATTTATATTCTTTTCAACGTAATTAAACATTCTCTATACAAGCGTAAAAGATTATACTGTTTCTTCGTCGATTATAAAGCTGCGTTCGATTCAGTAGAGACAAGCACTCTTTTATAG
- the LOC120356139 gene encoding uncharacterized protein LOC120356139 isoform X5: MAAVLMKKMATQRYSQRNCLTVFIAYKDLGWLCQDSDEKCLTLSKQNFIAQLMRQFQRFITSTNPQYLGGSK, encoded by the exons ATGGCAG cTGTCCTGATGAAGAAAATGGCGACCCAGCGCTATTCTCAGCGAAATTGTCTGACTGTGTTTATTGCATACAAAGACTTGGGTTGGTTGTGTCAGGACTCTGATGAGAAGTGTCTCACTCTATCCAAACAGAACTTCATTGCGCAACTGATGAGACAGTTTCAGCGTTTCATTACATCAACTAATCCTCAATATCTAG GTGGAAGCAAGTGA
- the LOC120356139 gene encoding uncharacterized protein LOC120356139 isoform X4 produces MRAVLMKKMATQRYSQRNCLTVFIAYKDLGWLCQDSDEKCLTLSKQNFIAQLMRQFQRFITSTNPQYLGGSK; encoded by the exons ATGAGAG cTGTCCTGATGAAGAAAATGGCGACCCAGCGCTATTCTCAGCGAAATTGTCTGACTGTGTTTATTGCATACAAAGACTTGGGTTGGTTGTGTCAGGACTCTGATGAGAAGTGTCTCACTCTATCCAAACAGAACTTCATTGCGCAACTGATGAGACAGTTTCAGCGTTTCATTACATCAACTAATCCTCAATATCTAG GTGGAAGCAAGTGA